Proteins encoded together in one Etheostoma cragini isolate CJK2018 chromosome 11, CSU_Ecrag_1.0, whole genome shotgun sequence window:
- the LOC117952854 gene encoding helix-loop-helix protein 2-like produces MCKDLSQTVVRNLMLSPDQPESDLPWGQVNRETLLETFNVQCGSMPAKPEDGEGKACTVHMPALSREEKRRKRRATAKYRSAHATRERVRVVSFNLAFVELRKLLPTLPPDKKLSKIEILRLAICYISYLNHVLDV; encoded by the exons atgtgcaag GATCTTTCCCAGACTGTGGTCAGAAACCTGATGCTCAGTCCTGACCAGCCTGAGTCTGACCTGCCCTGGGGACAAGTCAACAGAGAGACCCTTCTGGAAACTTTCAATGTGCAGTGTGGGTCAATGCCAGCCAAACCTGAGGATGGAGAGGGCAAGGCATGTACCGTGCACATGCCTGCCCTCAGCAGGGAAGAGAAGAGGCGGAAAAGGCGCGCGACAGCTAAATATCGATCAGCGCATGCCACCAGGGAACGTGTGCGTGTAGTCTCCTTCAACCTGGCCTTTGTGGAGCTAAGAAAACTGCTCCCAACACTCCCACCAGACAAGAAGTTGTCTAAAATTGAGATCCTGCGACTCGCGATTTGTTACATCTCCTACCTCAACCACGTGCTGGATGTTTAG
- the LOC117952876 gene encoding ribosyldihydronicotinamide dehydrogenase [quinone]-like, protein MAAKKVLIVYAHQSSGSFNAAAKDAAVKVLAAHGCTVEVSDLYAMKFKATATTEDITGEVKNGEHFCYAEETKLAWEEGKLCADITEEQRKLTQADLIIFQFPMYWFTVPAIMKGWIDRVLTSGYAYSQDKRYSQGIFKDKKAMLSFTTGSQESMFRANGINGDMNVTLWPLQNGILHYCGFQVLAPQIFWAPAYIPSEARSTMLEGWRSRLQGLLGEKPLSFTPLDCFDGEKGYQLKPEVHEKLATKEFGLTVGIHLGKVIPPNSQMKAGV, encoded by the exons ATGG CTGCAAAGAAAGTGTTGATCGTGTATGCCCACCAGAGCTCTGGCTCATTCAACGCTGCAGCCAAAGATGCTGCAGTAAAAGTTTTAGCTGCTCATGGCTGTACAGTAGAAGTATCTGACCTATATGCCATGAAGTTTAAAGCAACTGCTACTACTGAGGACATCACTG GAGAAGTTAAGAATGGTGAACACTTCTGCTATGCGGAGGAGACTAAACTTGCATGGGAGGAAGGAAAACTATGTGCTGACATCACTGAGGAACAACGTAAACTCACTCAAGCAGACCTAATCATTTTTCAG TTCCCCATGTACTGGTTCACTGTTCCTGCAATCATGAAGGGCTGGATCGACCGCGTACTTACCTCTGGCTATGCATATTCACAAGATAAGCGATACAGTCAGGGAATCTTTAAG GACAAGAAAGCCATGCTCTCCTTCACTACTGGATCTCAGGAGTCCATGTTCCGTGCAAATGGCATTAATGGAGACATGAATGTTACACTGTGGCCACTACAG AATGGCATCCTGCACTACTGTGGCTTCCAGGTTTTGGCTCCTCAGATCTTCTGGGCTCCCGCTTACATTCCTTCTGAGGCACGCAGCACAATGCTGGAGGGCTGGCGCTCACGTCTGCAAGGCCTCCTGGGAGAAAAGCCACTTTCCTTCACTCCATTGGACTGCTTTGATGGAGAGAAGGGTTACCAGCTGAAGCCTGAGGTCCATGAGAAGCTTGCCACCAAGGAGTTCGGGCTGACGGTTGGGATCCACCTGGGAAAGGTGATACCACCCAACAGCCAGATGAAAGCTGGAGTCTGA